The genomic stretch GTAATAAACATTTGGCTCGTCTTTTCCACCATAAATACAAAGTCAGTGATGGCTGGTGAGTATACTGCCCCACCTGCACATGGTCCCATAATCACTGAAATTTGAGGAATGACTCCAGAATAAATAGCGTTTCGATAAAAGATTTGACCGTATCCGTCTAACGACATCACGCCTTCTTGGATTCTCGCTCCACCGGAGTCATTTAATCCGATAAAAGGCACACCAGTTTTCGCTGCTAGGTCCATTACATTGGCGATTTTTTTTGCATGCATTTCTCCAAGCGCACCGCCAAATACCGTAAAATCCTGAGAAAACAAATAGATACCTCGACCATTTACTTTACCGTACCCCGTGACAACACCGTCTCCAGGACCCGTCTGTGTGTTCATATTAAAGTCCAGACAGCGGTGTTCTATAAAAGGCTGAACTTCAACAAACGTTCCGTTGTCAACCAATAAATCAATTCGCTCTCTAGCCGTTAGCTTTCCTTTAAAATGCTGTTTTTCAATTTTTTCATCTCCCCCCCCTTGTTCAATTTTGCGGCGCTTATCGTATAGCTCATTTAGCTTTTCATAAATATCAACCATCTGCTATTCCTCCTTTGTTGGTTTCTTTTCACAAAGCTCATACAAAACCCCTGCCGTGGAAGACGGATGTAAAAAAGCAATGGCCGCACCACCAGCTCCTAATCTTGGCTCATCATCAATCATTTTAATTCCACGTTCTTTCAGTTCTTGAATCCGTTCTTCAATGCTCTTAACGCCAAAAGCAATGTGATGTATACCTTCTCCACGCTTTTGAATAAATTTAGCAACTGGACTGCTATCATTTAAAGGTTCAAGAAGCTCAATTTTCGAATCACCGCATTGAAAAAAAGCTACCTTTACACCTTGATTTTCTACTTTTTCTGTCCCTAAGCATACTAAGCCAAGCTGCCTCTCATAAAATGGTTTAATTTTATCAATCGAGTGAACAGCAATGCCAATATGATCAATTTTGTTCATATTTCCCACCCCCACAAAAAAGCGTTTTCATTTAGACATATTCTTGAATGAATCGTCATTCTCCTTCTTAAAACAAAAGCGAATAAAGAAGTTGCTTGTCCCATTTCGTTGCTACATGTAAAATAGAAAAAAAGGTTGTGAGAGGAGCTACTCTTTTATGTCGAATAAAAAATGGCAAAAAATTGTGGTCTATTTAATGCTAGGAACAATGGTAATCACAACTGTTCTTGCTGGCATTACAATGTGGCTATAAAAAAGGTAGGTGATTTCTCACCTACCTTTTATTGCACCTCTATTCCTTTTTCTTTCGCTAGGTCTTCAAAGGGTTTTCCACTGGTCACAATCCATACTTTTGTTCCAAGAGGAACCTTTTCATATAACTCCACAACTCGCTCATTTCGAAGCCTAATGCACCCATTCGAAACATACTTACCGATAGAGTTTGGCTGGTTTGTACCGTGAATGCCATAAATTCGTCCATCCGTGTCTTTTGCATCAAATCCAATCCACCTCAATCCAAGTGGATTAGTAGGGTCCCCACCTTCTATCTTATCTTTGCGATAATAAGGATTTGCTGCTTTGACTGTGATTGTGAATTCCCCTTCTGGTGTTAAATCTTTTGTTCTTCCTGAACCCACTTTAATAACACTCTCTATCTTACCATGTTCAATATATGCTAATTCATTTGTCTGTTTGTTTACAATAATAAAAGGGTCAGCTGGTAAAGGATTTTCTCCCAGCGGCCAAATTGGTGATACAAGTACTAAAATAAGAAATACGACGTGCATACAATTCAACCCCTTACGCTTTTTCTTATTGTTCGTAAGGGTTTGCTACAACATGCATATTGTTTACGTAATTTTTAAGCTTTGTTTAATAATTAAATATTGCTCTATTTCCTTTACAAAATGTAACAGATCCGCTCGCGCTTCAAATTCTTCACGAGACTTAGGTAGATCCATGCTTTGAAAAGATTCTTTGAGTTGCTCTAGCTTTAATAAAAAAAGCTTGGCTGTATTACCAGGGTGAATAGAAAAACTTAATTCTTCAATAAAATCAGCAATCATATATCTTTGTTCAACCACAAGATCGATTGATGTGAGAAGAGGAAGAGTACGTTCTAGAATTTCTAATTGTTTTTCACGAATTTTAAAATATCGATAATAATAATTTTCTGAACGTACAAAATGGTTTTCAACATCTCGAAAGGCTAAACTTTTAGCTTTTTCTAAAAGCACTGCTGTATCAGCAATTTCTTTACCGGACCAAGTACTTTCGTTTATTCTTAAATAAATCGCCATTTCTTTAAGCATAATATGAAAATTCTCTTCAATGTCCTGCTGATACTGACGAAGCTCTTTGTCTAAACTTGGCATGTATAAGTTAACAAGAAGCGCTACGCCAATCCCAACCACAATTAGCCCCAATTCGTTTAAAACAATTTGCCACGTCATATTTTCAAGAGAATAAATGTGCAATAAGATAACCGAACTTGTTACAATTCCTCCGTTCACCTTTAAAATAACGGTTAACGGAATGAAAAATAGCAGCATTAGCCCAATAACCGCTGGGTGGTAAGCAATTCCTTCAAAGAAAATAAATGAAAATAAAATTGAAATCGAACAAGCTACAAAGCGATCAAACGCACTTTGCAACGATTTTTTCTGTGAATTTTGTATACATAAGATTGTAATAATCCCCGCTGATGGGAAAAACTCAAGGCCAATGAGCTGTGCAATGCTAATTGCTAGTGCAGTACCTACGGCTGTTTTAAAGGTTCGATAACCAATTTTATATTTCATGTCGTCAAAACTCCTAAGCAGTTCCTTTTTTATAAGTTATTCATAATACTATTATTTATTAACATGTTTCATTCAATTACGCAATGCTTGGAGCTTTTTATAAATTAAAAAAAGCGTAGAACAACTTTCGTTCTACGCTTTCTGATTATTATAAGATTTTTTCGAGAAAATCTTTCGCACGCTTACTTTTAGGTGCAGTAAAAAACTCAGTGGGAGGTGAGTCTTCCACTA from Bacillus sp. 1780r2a1 encodes the following:
- the mce gene encoding methylmalonyl-CoA epimerase, giving the protein MNKIDHIGIAVHSIDKIKPFYERQLGLVCLGTEKVENQGVKVAFFQCGDSKIELLEPLNDSSPVAKFIQKRGEGIHHIAFGVKSIEERIQELKERGIKMIDDEPRLGAGGAAIAFLHPSSTAGVLYELCEKKPTKEE
- the prli42 gene encoding stressosome-associated protein Prli42, with amino-acid sequence MSNKKWQKIVVYLMLGTMVITTVLAGITMWL
- a CDS encoding aromatic acid exporter family protein; protein product: MKYKIGYRTFKTAVGTALAISIAQLIGLEFFPSAGIITILCIQNSQKKSLQSAFDRFVACSISILFSFIFFEGIAYHPAVIGLMLLFFIPLTVILKVNGGIVTSSVILLHIYSLENMTWQIVLNELGLIVVGIGVALLVNLYMPSLDKELRQYQQDIEENFHIMLKEMAIYLRINESTWSGKEIADTAVLLEKAKSLAFRDVENHFVRSENYYYRYFKIREKQLEILERTLPLLTSIDLVVEQRYMIADFIEELSFSIHPGNTAKLFLLKLEQLKESFQSMDLPKSREEFEARADLLHFVKEIEQYLIIKQSLKIT
- a CDS encoding L,D-transpeptidase, which gives rise to MHVVFLILVLVSPIWPLGENPLPADPFIIVNKQTNELAYIEHGKIESVIKVGSGRTKDLTPEGEFTITVKAANPYYRKDKIEGGDPTNPLGLRWIGFDAKDTDGRIYGIHGTNQPNSIGKYVSNGCIRLRNERVVELYEKVPLGTKVWIVTSGKPFEDLAKEKGIEVQ